The Oncorhynchus mykiss isolate Arlee chromosome 28, USDA_OmykA_1.1, whole genome shotgun sequence genome includes a window with the following:
- the LOC110508941 gene encoding protein wntless homolog produces MAGAIIENMSTKKLVIVGVILLLFQAFSFMVGGLIAPSPTTAVHYLATKCVDTVKHHQSTKWFMPWGPNQCDKIRDFDEAMAKKIEANNIVFAVHIPLPNKEMSPWFQFMLVILQFDIAFKMYNQIEDGALATIDVGLAYRDDTLSEWTEMAHSIEQRKLSCNFTTTKTYENEGRYYECDLLPFMELGNVAHKYYLLNIRLPVSERKKINMGIGEIKDIRLVGIHQNGGFTKVWFAMKTFLTPSILIIMVWYWRRITLMTRPPVLLEKVIFALGLCMTFINIPVEWFSVGFNWTWMLLFGDIRQGIFYAMLLSFWIIFCGEHLMDQMERNHFSIYWKQVGPIVFGSFCLFIFDMCERGVQLKNPFYSIWASDVGTELAMAFIIVAGICACLYFLFLCFMVFQVFRNISGKRSSLPAMSKARRLHYEGLIFRFKFLMLVTLTCAAMTVIFFIISQVNEGHWHWGDYTVQVNSAFFTGIYGMWNLYVFAIMFLYAPSHKRYGDEQSSGDAGASGEDIQLTTTITHVDGPTEIYKMTGKEAQE; encoded by the exons ATGGCCGGGGCAATTATTGAAAACATGAGCACCAAAAAGTTGGTGATCGTAGGAGTGATTCTGCTTTTATTCCAAGCGTTTTCTTTTATGGTCGGAGGCTTGATTG CTCCCAGCCCCACCACAGCAGTCCACTACCTGGCTACCAAATGTGTGGACACGGTCAAACACCATCAGAGCACCAAATGGTTCATGCCCTGGGGCCCTAACCAGTGTGACAAGATCCGGGACTTTGATGAGGCCATGGCCAAGAAGATCGAGGCAAACAACATTGTATTTGCCGTCCATATCCCCCTGCCCAACAaagagatgagcccctggttccagttTATGCTGGTCATCCTACAGTTTGACATTGCCTTCAAGATGTACAACCAGATAG AGGATGGAGCACTAGCCACCATTGACGTGGGTTTGGCCTACAGAGATGACACGCTCAGTGAGTGGACAGAGATGGCCCACTCCATAGAACAGAGGAAGCTCAGCTGCAACTTCACCACCACCAAG ACGTATGAGAACGAGGGGCGCTACTATGAGTGTGACCTGCTGCCCTTCATGGAGCTGGGCAACGTGGCCCACAAGTACTACCTTCTCAACATCCGCCTGCCTGTCAGCGAACGCAAGAAGATCAACATGGGCATCGGCGAGATCAAGGACATCCGTCTGGTG GGTATCCATCAGAACGGCGGTTTCACCAAGGTGTGGTTCGCCATGAAGACCTTCCTCACACCAAGCATCCTCATCATCATGGTGTGGTACTGGAGACGCATCACCCTGATGACGCGACCCCCTGTGCTGTTGGAAAA GGTGATCTTTGCCCTGGGCTTGTGCATGACCTTCATCAACATCCCGGTGGAGTGGTTCTCTGTGGGCTTCAACTGGACCTGGATGCTGCTGTTCGGGGACATCCGGCAGGGCATCTTCTACGCCATGCTGCTCTCCTTCTGGATCATCTTCTGTGGAGAGCACCTCATG GACCAGATGGAGAGGAACCATTTCTCAATCTACTGGAAGCAGGTGGGACCCATTGTCTTCGGCTCCTTCTGCCTGTTTATCTTCGACATGTGTGAGAG GGGAGTCCAGTTGAAGAACCCTTTCTACAGTATTTGGGCTTCCGACGTGGGGACTGAGTTGGCT ATGGCGTTCATCATTGTGGCGGGGATCTGTGCCTGTCTCTACTTCCTCTTCCTGTGCTTCATGGTGTTCCAAGTGTTCCGCAACATCAGTGGGAAGAGGTCCTCCCTGCCCGCCATGTCCAAGGCCAGACGCCTGCACTAtgag GGCCTTATCTTCCGGTTCAAGTTCCTCATGTTGGTCACTCTTACCTGCGCTGCAATGACTGTCATCTTCTTCATCATCAGTCAG GTGAATGAGGGCCACTGGCACTGGGGAGACTACACGGTGCAGGTGAACAGTGCCTTCTTCACGGGAATCTACGGCATGTGGAACCTCTACGTGTTCGCCATCATGTTCCTGTATGCTCCCTCACACAAACGCTACGGAGACGAGCAGTCCAGCG